In the genome of Candidatus Zixiibacteriota bacterium, one region contains:
- the pdxT gene encoding pyridoxal 5'-phosphate synthase glutaminase subunit PdxT, with amino-acid sequence MNIGVLALQGDFERHIHQLSLLGAGMTEVRTATQLNEIDGLIIPGGESTTMNILFDRFDLRQPLTDYGHSRPVWGTCAGMIMLAMKIEDNQANVRTLGLMDVDVVRTGYGRQVNSFDVPLTARLNDDEVTLRATFIRAPRICRTGKNVKTLASYDGDPVLVIEGHLMASSFHTELDDDCTLLEFFLRRFVLARL; translated from the coding sequence TTGAATATCGGAGTGCTGGCGCTTCAGGGAGACTTTGAGCGACACATTCACCAGCTATCGCTTCTCGGGGCGGGTATGACAGAAGTACGAACCGCCACCCAACTGAACGAGATTGATGGTTTGATTATTCCCGGTGGTGAATCGACAACGATGAACATCCTGTTTGATCGTTTCGATCTGCGCCAACCTTTGACCGATTATGGCCACTCGAGGCCGGTCTGGGGAACCTGTGCTGGGATGATTATGTTAGCCATGAAAATAGAGGACAATCAGGCCAATGTGAGAACGCTTGGTCTGATGGATGTTGATGTTGTGCGAACAGGGTATGGGCGGCAGGTTAATTCGTTTGATGTGCCGCTGACAGCCAGACTGAATGATGATGAGGTAACGCTTCGGGCTACCTTTATCCGAGCCCCCAGAATTTGTCGGACGGGGAAAAACGTGAAGACTTTAGCCTCATACGATGGCGATCCGGTGCTGGTTATCGAGGGACATTTGATGGCGAGTTCGTTTCACACTGAATTGGATGATGACTGCACGTTGCTGGAGTTTTTCCTGCGTCGCTTTGTTCTGGCTCGTCTATGA
- the ispH gene encoding 4-hydroxy-3-methylbut-2-enyl diphosphate reductase, with amino-acid sequence MLRRIHIAKHSGFCMGVKRAIQIAEETAAKADGPVTILNEIVHNEAVVEKFRKEGVGQVGSVHDVTTGTLIISAHGVAPDIKRQAEEAGLTVVDATCPLVERIYKIIEKVIADGYHVIHIGDPNHDETHGIVGHAPDQITVVAHTKELADLPEWKDRKLGLTVQTTAHTGELAEIEKLARQKWPQIEIFNTICNATTQRQTAVMDLAPDVDLILIVGSSTSANSNRLARIANVSCGRGYLIGSATDIRGEWFEGSDGAKVVGVSAGASTPEFLVEEVITRLIDISGGKATVIRPKPDL; translated from the coding sequence GTGTTGAGAAGGATTCACATCGCCAAGCACAGCGGTTTCTGTATGGGGGTCAAGAGGGCCATTCAGATCGCTGAAGAAACGGCAGCCAAAGCTGACGGACCGGTGACTATCCTAAACGAAATAGTACACAACGAAGCGGTGGTGGAGAAGTTTCGGAAGGAGGGCGTAGGGCAAGTCGGTTCGGTCCATGATGTGACGACCGGTACGCTGATTATTTCGGCTCATGGTGTAGCGCCGGATATCAAGCGCCAGGCAGAAGAAGCAGGACTGACTGTTGTTGATGCTACTTGTCCCCTAGTGGAGCGTATTTACAAGATTATCGAAAAGGTTATAGCTGACGGTTATCATGTGATCCACATCGGTGATCCCAATCATGACGAAACCCACGGGATTGTTGGCCATGCGCCCGATCAGATAACCGTTGTGGCGCACACGAAAGAACTGGCCGATCTACCGGAGTGGAAAGATCGTAAGCTCGGTTTGACTGTGCAGACTACAGCTCATACCGGTGAGCTCGCCGAAATCGAAAAGCTGGCCAGACAGAAGTGGCCACAGATCGAAATCTTCAATACAATTTGCAATGCTACTACCCAGCGTCAGACGGCGGTAATGGATCTGGCGCCCGACGTTGATTTGATCCTGATCGTTGGCTCATCGACTTCTGCTAATTCCAACCGACTGGCGCGAATCGCCAATGTTTCCTGCGGTCGTGGCTACCTGATTGGCTCTGCGACCGATATTCGGGGCGAGTGGTTTGAGGGTAGTGATGGGGCAAAGGTGGTAGGGGTTTCAGCAGGAGCCTCAACCCCTGAGTTTCTGGTAGAGGAAGTGATTACGCGCCTGATAGACATATCCGGAGGGAAGGCTACGGTTATCCGTCCGAAACCCGACTTATGA
- a CDS encoding phage Gp37/Gp68 family protein yields the protein MTVKTKIAYAHSTWNPVTGCSAVSEGCRHCYAERMAKRLHGMGVAKYRNSFEVTLHPDQIKEPLRWRKPHLVFTASMSDLFHEKVPLKFIRSIFETMQQADQHIFQLLTKRSKRLAKFAPKLPWPSNVWAGVTVENARFRDRIDDLRQVDAAVRWLSMEPLLGPVETLDLDGIDWVVVGGESGPGARPMEEKWVLDIQKQCRAQGSAFFFKQWGGFNRRKTGRLLRGRLYSEMPELPDPDRQLSLASLL from the coding sequence ATGACAGTGAAGACAAAAATTGCATATGCGCACTCTACCTGGAATCCCGTCACCGGGTGTAGCGCCGTCTCGGAAGGGTGTCGCCACTGCTATGCCGAGCGGATGGCTAAGCGCCTGCACGGCATGGGCGTAGCCAAGTATCGCAATAGTTTCGAAGTCACGTTGCACCCCGACCAGATCAAGGAACCGCTCAGATGGCGCAAGCCGCATCTGGTGTTCACGGCCTCAATGTCCGACCTGTTTCACGAGAAGGTGCCGTTGAAATTCATTAGGTCCATCTTTGAGACGATGCAACAAGCTGATCAGCATATTTTCCAGTTGCTCACCAAACGATCCAAACGACTCGCCAAATTTGCACCCAAGCTCCCCTGGCCATCGAATGTGTGGGCTGGTGTAACGGTTGAGAATGCTCGTTTTCGGGATCGCATTGATGACTTGAGACAAGTTGATGCGGCAGTCAGGTGGCTGTCGATGGAGCCGCTTCTCGGTCCGGTGGAGACCTTGGACCTCGATGGGATTGACTGGGTTGTAGTCGGTGGCGAGTCCGGTCCGGGGGCGCGACCTATGGAAGAAAAATGGGTGCTCGATATCCAGAAGCAATGCCGGGCGCAGGGCAGTGCCTTTTTCTTCAAGCAATGGGGCGGATTCAACCGACGGAAAACCGGTCGACTCCTTCGGGGACGTCTCTACAGCGAGATGCCTGAGCTTCCGGACCCTGACCGCCAATTGTCTCTGGCGAGTCTTCTCTAA
- the pdxS gene encoding pyridoxal 5'-phosphate synthase lyase subunit PdxS has product MERFEDKQHKVKIGLAEMLKGGVIMDVTTAEQAKIAENSGAVAVMALERVPSDIRADGGVARMADLDVIDAIKHVVTIPVMAKCRIGHFTEARVLESLEVDFIDESEVLTPADYKHHVNKWPFKVPFVCGCRNLGEALRRISEGAAMIRTKGEAGTGDVSHAVKHLREIYSIMKSLTVMSEEELYAVAKEYQVSIDLVHLVAKTGKLPVPNFAAGGIATPADAALCMQLGAEAVFVGSGIFKSDNPEKRGKAIVSATTHYQDASKIADASRGLGDAMKGIQAEDIPEEELLQTR; this is encoded by the coding sequence ATGGAGAGATTCGAGGATAAACAGCATAAAGTTAAAATCGGGCTGGCTGAGATGCTCAAGGGTGGTGTCATCATGGATGTTACGACCGCCGAGCAGGCCAAGATCGCCGAAAACTCCGGCGCGGTAGCTGTCATGGCTCTCGAACGAGTCCCCTCTGATATCAGGGCTGATGGAGGAGTGGCCCGGATGGCTGATCTGGATGTGATCGACGCCATCAAGCACGTGGTTACTATTCCCGTGATGGCCAAATGTCGGATTGGACATTTTACCGAAGCTCGCGTTTTGGAATCATTGGAAGTTGATTTCATCGACGAATCCGAAGTCCTCACCCCGGCTGACTACAAACACCACGTCAACAAATGGCCGTTTAAGGTGCCGTTTGTTTGTGGCTGCCGCAATCTGGGCGAGGCGCTACGGCGTATCTCCGAAGGAGCGGCCATGATCCGCACTAAGGGAGAAGCTGGCACAGGTGACGTTTCACATGCCGTCAAGCATCTCAGGGAAATCTACTCGATTATGAAGTCATTGACGGTCATGTCGGAAGAAGAGCTTTATGCCGTGGCCAAAGAATATCAGGTCTCGATTGATCTGGTACATCTGGTAGCCAAAACCGGCAAGTTGCCAGTACCGAATTTCGCAGCTGGTGGAATTGCTACTCCAGCCGATGCGGCGCTCTGTATGCAGCTGGGAGCCGAGGCGGTGTTTGTCGGTTCGGGTATTTTCAAATCCGACAATCCCGAGAAACGCGGCAAGGCTATCGTGTCGGCCACGACTCATTACCAGGATGCATCGAAGATAGCTGATGCCTCACGCGGACTCGGCGACGCCATGAAGGGCATCCAGGCGGAAGACATTCCCGAGGAGGAGTTGCTCCAGACACGGTAG